From a region of the Blastopirellula marina genome:
- a CDS encoding methyltransferase domain-containing protein encodes MSSPEVLGQFIPLHYHYDMLRDNYRMTSFQQAIAETVRPGMTVVDLGGGTGVLSYFAAMEGAKVYYVERNPELVEVARRFLRMNKVEDRVTIVHQDAATFVPPEPVDVVTCEMLHVGLVREKQTAVIEAFKQNYTQKHGSKLPRFIPEATILAIQPVMQAYQFAGFHAPVPLFQPPSAEVAGTQELGLPAVYQTVIYDETYAHEVSWQGILTMQHAGTLNAWRLVTKNVLSVLIEKQSEVCWHNQYLVVPLLEPIEVEPGDRVEVQIQYAYCTELSDLWSGISQHVAPQTMVRRVSA; translated from the coding sequence GTGAGTTCCCCTGAAGTCTTAGGCCAGTTTATTCCGCTGCACTATCACTATGACATGCTTCGCGACAACTACCGCATGACCTCGTTTCAGCAGGCCATTGCAGAAACGGTTCGTCCCGGCATGACCGTCGTCGACCTGGGAGGAGGCACCGGCGTTCTATCCTATTTCGCCGCCATGGAAGGGGCCAAGGTTTACTACGTCGAGCGAAATCCCGAGCTCGTCGAAGTGGCTCGCCGGTTTCTGCGGATGAACAAAGTCGAAGATCGCGTAACCATCGTCCATCAAGATGCTGCCACGTTTGTCCCCCCGGAACCGGTCGACGTGGTGACCTGCGAGATGCTGCACGTCGGTCTGGTGCGCGAGAAGCAAACGGCCGTGATCGAGGCTTTCAAGCAGAATTACACCCAAAAACACGGTTCCAAGCTGCCTCGCTTCATTCCCGAAGCTACCATTCTGGCGATTCAGCCGGTGATGCAGGCCTATCAGTTTGCTGGCTTCCACGCTCCGGTTCCACTGTTTCAGCCCCCCTCGGCCGAGGTCGCCGGCACCCAGGAACTCGGTTTGCCAGCCGTCTACCAGACAGTAATCTATGACGAAACCTATGCACACGAGGTCTCCTGGCAGGGGATCCTGACGATGCAACACGCCGGCACGCTCAATGCCTGGCGATTGGTCACCAAGAACGTGCTATCAGTACTGATCGAAAAGCAATCCGAAGTTTGCTGGCACAATCAGTACCTCGTCGTGCCGCTGCTCGAACCGATCGAGGTCGAGCCAGGCGATCGGGTCGAAGTACAGATTCAGTACGCTTACTGCACGGAACTGTCTGATCTCTGGAGTGGCATTTCTCAGCATGTCGCTCCCCAAACAATGGTTCGACGAGTTTCGGCCTAG
- a CDS encoding sensor histidine kinase, protein MTANRPGIFALFTWLCPIVLGLTLVAISTATILDQAGASLPVILALVGVAIAMVVSIAQRASYRQLSQNLYIQLEKLSAMSTDDLDPERFQQQLRQANLSDRAQRILTEIYQSIDQDREKIYEFQQKSASSEVRAHLAETRTAQINWVIEGLTEPVLMVNQYGEITLKNSAAIKLLGLKDVAEGTPLEKGLHCESLVQLLHETRRRKLKSTRLAEIELEDPDNEKHWYRVTVNTVSEGEHEGASESGFGAVAVMRDISGYKAIQRRNAEFVSAVSHEMKTPLAGIKAYTELLADGEAEDEETRDEFLGVISGQADRLQRLIDNLLNLARIEAGVVSVSKKPRSLNDLLDEAAAIVQPTAEQKHITLKVELSPMYLGVLADRDMILQAAINLLSNAIKYTPDGGNVTLRSRMSDREVHFEVEDTGVGLSPEDCEMVFEKFYRVKKDQKMASGTGLGLPLAKHIVEDVHSGTLTVKSELGKGSTFMIALPTVQVIEHAS, encoded by the coding sequence ATGACCGCGAATCGACCGGGGATATTCGCCCTCTTTACCTGGTTATGCCCCATCGTATTGGGACTAACGCTGGTAGCCATATCGACTGCAACCATCCTGGATCAGGCCGGAGCATCGCTTCCCGTGATCCTGGCTCTTGTTGGCGTTGCGATTGCAATGGTTGTGAGCATCGCTCAAAGAGCATCGTACCGGCAGCTCTCTCAGAACCTGTACATTCAGTTGGAAAAGCTGTCCGCCATGTCAACCGATGACCTGGACCCCGAGCGTTTCCAGCAACAGCTCCGCCAGGCGAATCTCTCGGACCGTGCCCAGCGGATTCTAACCGAGATCTATCAGTCGATTGACCAAGACCGCGAAAAGATCTACGAGTTCCAGCAGAAATCTGCCAGCAGTGAAGTCAGAGCACATCTGGCCGAAACCCGTACCGCACAAATCAATTGGGTTATCGAAGGGCTGACCGAGCCTGTTTTGATGGTCAATCAATACGGTGAAATCACCCTGAAGAACTCCGCCGCAATCAAGCTACTGGGGCTGAAGGATGTTGCCGAGGGAACGCCCCTGGAAAAAGGGCTCCACTGCGAATCGCTCGTGCAGCTATTGCATGAAACCCGTCGTCGCAAGCTGAAATCGACCCGCCTGGCTGAGATCGAGCTGGAAGATCCCGACAATGAAAAACACTGGTACCGCGTCACGGTGAACACCGTCTCCGAAGGCGAGCACGAAGGGGCCTCGGAATCAGGCTTCGGGGCCGTCGCCGTCATGCGAGACATCAGCGGCTACAAAGCCATCCAGCGCCGCAACGCCGAGTTCGTCTCGGCCGTCAGTCACGAAATGAAGACCCCGCTCGCCGGTATCAAGGCCTACACCGAGCTTCTCGCCGATGGAGAAGCGGAAGACGAAGAAACGCGAGACGAGTTCCTCGGCGTGATCAGCGGCCAGGCCGATCGCCTGCAGCGACTGATCGACAACCTATTGAACCTGGCTCGCATCGAAGCTGGCGTAGTGAGCGTCAGCAAGAAGCCACGTTCGCTCAACGACCTGCTCGACGAAGCCGCGGCCATCGTTCAGCCAACCGCCGAACAGAAGCATATCACCCTCAAGGTCGAACTCAGCCCGATGTACCTGGGCGTGCTGGCCGATCGCGATATGATCCTGCAAGCCGCGATCAACCTCCTTTCCAATGCCATCAAATACACGCCCGATGGCGGTAACGTCACGCTCCGCAGCCGCATGTCAGACCGTGAAGTTCACTTCGAGGTCGAAGACACCGGCGTCGGTCTGAGCCCGGAAGACTGCGAAATGGTCTTCGAGAAGTTCTACCGCGTGAAGAAAGACCAGAAGATGGCCTCAGGCACCGGCCTGGGACTTCCGCTGGCCAAGCACATTGTCGAAGACGTCCATAGTGGAACGCTCACCGTCAAAAGCGAACTGGGCAAGGGAAGCACGTTCATGATTGCCCTCCCCACCGTTCAAGTGATCGAACACGCGAGCTAA
- a CDS encoding response regulator, which translates to MPVKVLIADDEMHILRAAEFKLKRSGFDVTCVEDGQEAWEAIQQERPDILITDFHMPRMDGLALCRTIRSHSETADLPIIMLTAKGYDLSGDDGTSELNIAAVLAKPFSPRGLVQCIQEILETGKFVPGVATF; encoded by the coding sequence ATGCCCGTCAAAGTTCTGATTGCCGACGACGAGATGCACATCCTGCGTGCCGCTGAGTTCAAACTGAAACGCAGTGGCTTCGACGTGACCTGTGTGGAAGATGGCCAGGAAGCCTGGGAGGCCATTCAGCAGGAACGGCCTGATATCTTGATCACCGACTTTCACATGCCGCGGATGGATGGCCTGGCACTGTGCCGCACGATTCGCTCCCATAGCGAAACGGCCGACCTGCCGATCATCATGCTAACGGCCAAAGGCTACGATCTTTCCGGCGACGATGGAACTTCCGAACTGAACATCGCGGCCGTTTTGGCCAAACCCTTCAGCCCCCGCGGCCTGGTGCAGTGCATTCAAGAGATCCTGGAAACCGGCAAGTTCGTACCCGGCGTCGCTACCTTTTAG
- a CDS encoding STAS domain-containing protein, translating to MKLSTEIFGAVMVVHTPEELGEDQADNVRAFLESRERNKLIVDLDGTETIDSVGLEILLDVQDTLREKGGDLRIATTNYANRKILEVTRLDSMLEVFDSVIDAVKSFA from the coding sequence ATGAAACTGTCGACTGAAATCTTTGGCGCTGTCATGGTGGTCCACACCCCGGAAGAACTCGGCGAGGACCAGGCCGACAACGTGCGCGCGTTTCTCGAATCACGTGAACGCAACAAGCTGATCGTCGATCTCGATGGCACCGAAACGATCGACAGTGTCGGCCTCGAAATACTACTCGACGTGCAGGATACCCTGCGCGAGAAAGGGGGCGATCTGCGAATCGCGACCACCAACTACGCCAATCGCAAGATCCTGGAAGTCACCCGGCTCGATTCGATGCTGGAAGTCTTCGATAGCGTTATCGATGCCGTTAAGAGCTTCGCCTAA
- a CDS encoding GspE/PulE family protein, giving the protein MESMMNPTTSAPPRLGNLLIRRGYVTVEQLEQALAYQKLRGQGKLLGEILVELEFCSEDHVIECLATEYGVPHARLEARLYDPKVVDLLPREYIEKHGIFPLFKIRGVLSVALSELSNLFLIEEIKTQTRLQVQIVAASSKDIRRMISQLPDSRVFVIDDIIEDNNETEVTLIEDAIEDIGDVEEIAGQSPVIRLVNYVVYNAVKEGASDIHIEPAERCMRVRYRIDGKLHKSLEVPIHLLNAVSSRIKIMAGLDISERRLPQDGRVNVMLDSRKIDLRVSTFPGNRGEKTVIRVLDTKKVTLVLKNLGFAEDILTRLSANVHAPNGIVLVTGPTGSGKSTTLYAALNEIATMENNICTVEDPIEYHLPLINQFQVQERVGLTFSVALRTLLRQDPDVIMVGEIRDEETGRTAIQAALTGHLVLSTLHTNNALSAVTRLVNMGVEPYLIGAALNMVLAQRLVRRICPKCSESYEPDRNLRRALERMGYEIDSFRRGVGCRACRNTGYSGRIGVHELLTISDELRDAIVNGASLAEMRRIAQNNNSLIGMQLDGYRKVKEGITTVEEVIHATGDIVY; this is encoded by the coding sequence ATGGAATCGATGATGAACCCCACGACCAGCGCCCCGCCTCGGCTTGGCAATCTCTTGATCCGCCGCGGGTACGTGACGGTCGAACAGCTCGAACAAGCACTCGCCTATCAGAAATTGCGAGGGCAAGGCAAACTGCTGGGTGAAATCCTGGTCGAGCTCGAGTTTTGCTCCGAAGATCACGTCATCGAGTGCCTGGCTACCGAATACGGCGTACCCCATGCGCGTCTGGAAGCTCGCCTGTACGACCCCAAGGTGGTCGACTTGCTGCCGCGCGAGTACATCGAAAAGCACGGCATCTTTCCGCTGTTCAAGATTCGCGGGGTGCTGAGTGTTGCCCTGTCGGAACTGTCGAACCTGTTCTTGATCGAAGAGATCAAGACACAAACCCGACTCCAGGTGCAAATCGTCGCGGCGTCGTCCAAAGACATTCGCCGCATGATCTCGCAGTTGCCGGACTCGCGGGTCTTCGTCATCGACGACATCATCGAAGACAACAACGAGACCGAAGTCACGCTGATCGAAGACGCGATCGAAGATATTGGCGACGTCGAAGAAATCGCCGGCCAGTCTCCGGTGATCCGCCTGGTAAACTACGTCGTTTACAACGCGGTCAAGGAAGGGGCAAGCGATATTCACATCGAGCCAGCCGAACGCTGCATGCGGGTTCGCTACCGTATCGACGGCAAGCTGCATAAGTCGCTCGAGGTGCCGATTCACTTGCTCAACGCGGTGAGCAGCCGTATCAAGATTATGGCCGGACTCGACATCAGCGAACGCCGCTTGCCGCAAGACGGCCGCGTGAACGTGATGCTCGACTCGCGCAAGATCGACCTTCGTGTGAGCACCTTCCCCGGCAATCGGGGCGAAAAGACGGTGATTCGTGTTCTCGACACGAAGAAAGTCACGCTCGTTCTCAAGAACCTCGGTTTCGCCGAAGACATTCTCACGCGGCTCTCGGCCAACGTGCATGCTCCTAACGGGATCGTCCTGGTTACCGGCCCGACCGGTAGCGGTAAGTCGACGACCCTGTACGCGGCGCTCAACGAGATCGCCACCATGGAGAACAACATCTGCACGGTCGAAGACCCAATCGAATACCACCTGCCGCTGATCAACCAGTTTCAAGTGCAGGAACGCGTCGGCCTGACGTTCTCGGTCGCTTTGCGAACGCTTCTGCGACAAGATCCCGACGTGATCATGGTGGGTGAAATCCGCGACGAAGAGACCGGCCGAACCGCCATTCAAGCGGCCCTTACCGGTCACTTGGTGCTTAGCACGCTGCACACCAACAATGCGTTGTCGGCCGTGACGCGGCTAGTGAACATGGGTGTCGAGCCTTACCTGATTGGTGCCGCGCTCAACATGGTGCTTGCCCAGCGTCTGGTCCGCCGCATCTGCCCGAAGTGCAGCGAGTCGTACGAACCCGACCGGAACCTCCGCCGAGCCTTGGAACGCATGGGGTACGAGATCGACTCGTTCCGCCGCGGTGTCGGTTGCCGCGCATGCCGCAACACCGGGTACAGCGGACGTATCGGCGTTCATGAACTGCTGACCATTTCGGACGAACTACGCGACGCGATCGTCAATGGTGCTTCGCTGGCCGAGATGCGGAGGATCGCTCAAAACAATAACTCGCTGATCGGAATGCAACTGGACGGCTACCGCAAGGTGAAAGAAGGGATCACGACCGTCGAAGAAGTGATCCATGCCACCGGGGACATCGTCTATTAA
- a CDS encoding type II secretion system F family protein: MQTFAYQAKDKLGNIHDSSIDADSMEEARSVLASDGLQLLSIEEESSGGFSFGGSRITKHDIIYMTSQLSVMIETGINLSTALDGIASQEKNDALKKLILGLKKEVEGGEDFSSVLAKYPKYFDQTYIALIRASEQTGLMGEMLEKVAVYLRKEAETKGKIRAALAYPAVMILLACGVTIFLLTFVLPKFEPLFNRKGVKLPGPTVFMMTASDFLLNYWMYWIPALVASIVAFFLFKRSETGKKVIDTVKLNVPIIGPMVRKVTIARSLNTLGTLVRSDVPMLQSLELTSQVCNNANYSQLWRNVIDAVTSGSQIHESLRKSQLFPATIVQMIAAGEETGRLDDVLEKVSTHYEHDVDLSIKTTTSLIEPIMIAVMGVVVGGIALALLMPIFSLSRNV; this comes from the coding sequence ATGCAAACGTTCGCCTATCAAGCCAAAGACAAGCTCGGGAACATTCACGACAGCTCCATCGATGCCGACAGCATGGAGGAAGCTCGTAGCGTACTCGCTAGCGATGGCTTACAGTTGCTCTCTATCGAAGAAGAGTCATCCGGCGGGTTCTCGTTCGGCGGCAGTCGCATCACCAAGCACGACATCATCTACATGACCAGTCAGTTGTCGGTGATGATCGAAACAGGCATCAACCTTTCCACGGCGCTCGATGGCATCGCCTCGCAGGAAAAGAACGACGCGCTCAAGAAGTTGATTCTTGGCCTGAAGAAAGAGGTCGAAGGAGGCGAAGACTTCTCGTCGGTGCTGGCCAAATACCCGAAATACTTCGACCAAACGTACATCGCCTTGATTCGTGCCAGCGAACAAACTGGTCTCATGGGCGAAATGCTCGAAAAGGTCGCCGTCTACCTTCGCAAGGAAGCCGAAACCAAGGGAAAGATCCGCGCGGCACTCGCCTATCCCGCTGTCATGATCCTGCTGGCATGTGGTGTGACGATCTTCCTGCTGACCTTTGTGCTGCCCAAGTTCGAGCCGCTGTTCAACCGCAAAGGGGTGAAACTGCCTGGGCCGACCGTCTTCATGATGACCGCGTCCGACTTTCTGTTGAACTATTGGATGTACTGGATTCCCGCGCTCGTCGCATCCATCGTGGCCTTCTTCTTATTCAAACGAAGTGAAACGGGAAAAAAAGTCATCGATACTGTGAAGTTGAACGTCCCGATCATCGGACCGATGGTTCGCAAGGTGACCATTGCTCGAAGTCTCAATACGCTCGGCACACTGGTCCGCAGCGATGTTCCCATGCTACAGTCGTTGGAGTTGACCTCGCAGGTTTGCAACAACGCGAACTATTCGCAGCTATGGCGAAATGTGATCGATGCCGTGACTTCCGGCAGTCAGATTCACGAAAGCTTGCGCAAGAGCCAGCTCTTCCCCGCCACGATCGTGCAAATGATTGCCGCCGGCGAAGAAACGGGCCGCCTGGATGACGTGCTCGAGAAAGTGAGCACGCACTACGAACACGACGTCGATCTTTCGATCAAAACCACCACCAGCCTGATCGAGCCGATCATGATCGCCGTGATGGGGGTCGTCGTGGGTGGGATCGCCCTGGCGCTGCTCATGCCGATCTTCTCGCTGAGCCGCAACGTCTAA
- a CDS encoding ABC1 kinase family protein → MRLTNIPQLYRNVNRWTEILSVLSRYGLADWIQRFQFDFAKGFLKDRDGEVLAKYTREARVRMALEDLGPTFIKLGQILSTRPDIVGVDQAEELKQLQANVPADPPEQVRKLIEEELGQPIDQLFSTFEDTALASASIGQVHLARLFTGEKVVVKVQHHGIEKKVSEDLDILSGLAALAENVPEFRDYHPKATVAEFQRALRRELDFGREERNILQFEAAFEHNDTVEIPKVYPDLCTPRVLTMEYIDGIKLNDHERLVAEGIDLSEVARRGAELYMDMIFDSGFYHADPHPGNLVLLPGDVIGLLDFGMIGRIDDRLREDIEDLLMGITGRDAELLTATIVRIGSTPPDLDERALRRDANDYVSDFANQQLEGLNFADAVNEMFKIVRNYRIQLPPQVVMLLKTMMMLDGTGRMLNPQFSLSELLHKHRRRIMMKRFSPSRRLRKLWRMYNELERLAEVMPRRISEILELVRVGKFDIHLDHRRLEPSVNRMVMGIMTAALFMGSSQMLSSDVPPLLFKDEAWLQMQDISIPGAVGLVISFAIGFRLVMAINRSGKLDRE, encoded by the coding sequence ATGAGACTCACCAATATTCCCCAGCTTTATCGCAACGTAAACCGCTGGACCGAGATACTGTCGGTGCTCAGCCGGTATGGGCTGGCGGATTGGATTCAGCGTTTTCAGTTCGACTTCGCCAAAGGATTCCTCAAAGATCGCGATGGGGAGGTCCTGGCGAAATATACGCGCGAAGCCCGCGTTCGCATGGCGTTAGAGGACTTAGGCCCCACGTTCATCAAGCTCGGACAGATCCTGAGTACCCGCCCTGATATTGTCGGCGTCGATCAAGCGGAAGAGTTGAAGCAGCTCCAGGCCAATGTCCCGGCCGATCCTCCGGAGCAGGTTCGCAAGCTGATTGAAGAAGAGCTCGGTCAGCCGATCGATCAGTTGTTCTCGACATTCGAAGACACCGCACTCGCCTCGGCATCGATTGGCCAGGTACATCTGGCTCGGCTGTTTACCGGCGAGAAGGTCGTCGTTAAGGTTCAGCATCACGGCATCGAGAAGAAGGTCTCTGAAGATCTCGACATCTTAAGCGGGCTGGCCGCACTGGCAGAGAACGTGCCGGAATTCCGCGACTACCACCCCAAGGCCACCGTTGCCGAGTTCCAGCGGGCACTGCGCCGTGAACTCGATTTCGGACGCGAGGAACGCAACATTCTGCAGTTTGAAGCGGCCTTCGAGCACAACGACACGGTTGAGATTCCGAAGGTCTACCCCGACTTGTGCACGCCGCGGGTCCTGACGATGGAATACATCGACGGGATCAAGCTGAACGATCACGAGCGGCTGGTTGCCGAAGGGATCGACCTGAGCGAAGTGGCCCGGCGTGGCGCTGAGCTGTACATGGACATGATCTTCGATTCCGGCTTCTACCATGCAGACCCACATCCGGGCAACCTGGTGCTGCTGCCGGGGGACGTGATCGGTTTGCTCGATTTCGGCATGATCGGACGAATCGATGACCGCCTGCGAGAAGATATTGAAGATCTTTTGATGGGGATCACCGGGCGAGACGCCGAACTGCTGACGGCGACGATCGTTCGTATCGGATCGACTCCGCCGGACCTGGACGAACGGGCATTACGCCGCGACGCGAACGACTACGTTTCGGACTTCGCGAATCAACAACTCGAGGGGCTGAACTTCGCCGACGCGGTCAACGAGATGTTCAAGATCGTGCGGAACTACCGCATTCAGCTGCCTCCCCAGGTGGTGATGCTACTGAAGACGATGATGATGCTGGACGGCACCGGACGCATGCTGAATCCGCAATTCAGTTTGAGTGAACTACTGCATAAGCATCGTCGCCGTATCATGATGAAGCGTTTTTCGCCGTCGCGAAGACTGCGGAAGCTATGGCGGATGTACAACGAACTGGAACGCCTGGCCGAAGTGATGCCGCGCCGAATCAGCGAGATTCTCGAACTGGTGCGGGTGGGCAAGTTTGACATTCACCTCGATCACCGCCGGCTCGAACCATCGGTCAACCGTATGGTGATGGGGATTATGACGGCAGCGCTGTTCATGGGGTCGTCCCAGATGCTTAGCTCGGACGTGCCTCCCCTGCTCTTCAAAGATGAAGCGTGGCTGCAGATGCAAGATATCTCGATCCCCGGGGCGGTCGGGCTGGTGATCAGCTTTGCGATCGGCTTTCGCCTGGTGATGGCGATCAATCGCTCTGGCAAGCTGGATCGAGAGTAA
- a CDS encoding PQQ-binding-like beta-propeller repeat protein, whose product MKSTIPAVLLLVTTIVSSATAENWPSWRGPENQGISSEKNVPTQWSADKNIAWRLPMPGAAGSTPVVWDDHIFVTSVADDDLILMCIGTDGVEKWRRKMGSGNKEVRGDEGNSAAPSPSTDGKHVWAFFTSGALACFDFAGNEVWQFNVQDKYGKFDIQFGLTSTPVLHNDKIYLQLIHSGGAKVVALDKATGKEAWVTDRTSDARQECEHSYASPIVYDGQEAKFLLTHGADYSIAYDLETGKEIWRVGGLHPPGQYDVTLRFVSSPVAKDGMVVVPSAKKGITAAVKTTGKGNITDKKDLYYWTFEITPDVPSPLIVDDLVYLCRENGNLIVLEKESGKQLYEERTNRIRHRASPVYADGKIYLTGRDGMVTVVQAGREFKILAQNEIGEAIAASPVISNGKIYLRTFDALWAIGSE is encoded by the coding sequence ATGAAAAGTACCATTCCCGCCGTTCTCCTGCTTGTCACTACCATTGTTTCGTCCGCGACCGCCGAAAATTGGCCCTCGTGGCGTGGTCCGGAAAACCAGGGGATCAGTTCTGAAAAGAACGTCCCCACCCAATGGAGTGCCGACAAGAATATCGCCTGGCGTTTGCCCATGCCAGGGGCAGCCGGCTCAACACCGGTCGTGTGGGATGATCATATCTTCGTGACTTCTGTTGCCGACGACGACCTCATCTTGATGTGTATCGGAACCGACGGCGTCGAGAAGTGGCGACGAAAGATGGGGAGCGGTAACAAGGAAGTCCGCGGCGACGAAGGCAACTCGGCCGCACCATCACCTTCAACCGACGGCAAGCACGTCTGGGCATTCTTCACCAGCGGTGCGCTCGCCTGCTTCGACTTCGCAGGCAACGAAGTCTGGCAGTTCAACGTGCAAGACAAGTACGGCAAGTTCGATATCCAGTTCGGTTTGACCAGCACACCCGTTCTGCACAACGACAAGATCTACCTGCAATTGATCCACAGCGGCGGAGCCAAGGTTGTGGCGCTTGACAAAGCCACCGGCAAAGAAGCCTGGGTGACCGATCGCACCAGCGATGCTCGCCAGGAATGCGAACACAGCTATGCCTCGCCGATCGTGTACGACGGCCAGGAAGCCAAGTTCCTGTTGACCCACGGTGCCGACTACTCGATTGCCTACGACCTGGAAACGGGCAAAGAGATCTGGCGCGTCGGCGGCCTGCATCCTCCCGGGCAGTACGACGTTACCCTGCGTTTTGTTTCCTCGCCGGTCGCGAAGGATGGGATGGTCGTCGTTCCCTCGGCTAAAAAAGGTATCACCGCCGCCGTGAAGACCACCGGCAAGGGCAACATCACCGACAAGAAAGACCTCTACTACTGGACGTTCGAGATCACGCCGGACGTACCTTCGCCCCTGATCGTGGACGACCTGGTCTATCTGTGCCGCGAAAACGGCAACCTGATCGTCCTGGAAAAGGAATCAGGCAAGCAGCTTTACGAGGAACGCACCAACCGCATTCGCCATCGTGCATCCCCCGTGTATGCCGACGGAAAGATCTATCTCACCGGTCGCGACGGCATGGTAACCGTCGTGCAAGCAGGCCGCGAGTTCAAGATCCTCGCCCAGAACGAAATCGGGGAAGCGATTGCCGCGTCGCCGGTTATCAGCAACGGAAAGATCTACCTGCGCACGTTCGATGCCCTGTGGGCGATCGGAAGCGAGTAG
- a CDS encoding ComEA family DNA-binding protein, translating to MRWFLRRGDQLVIASILVMTVLSGAAYFGMQKMRSIDYIDIDQAPSVEYRFLVDVNQADWSELAQLPGVGETLARRIVDSREMQGPFLDHSDLQRVKGIGPRTVESLRGYLLPMPKAEAIASDASAVPAS from the coding sequence ATGCGGTGGTTTCTGCGCCGCGGCGATCAGCTTGTGATTGCGTCGATCCTGGTGATGACGGTGCTTTCCGGGGCCGCTTACTTCGGCATGCAGAAGATGCGGTCGATCGACTACATCGACATCGACCAGGCACCCAGCGTCGAATATCGGTTTCTGGTCGATGTGAACCAGGCCGATTGGTCGGAACTCGCTCAGTTGCCGGGGGTTGGCGAAACGTTGGCCAGGCGGATTGTGGATTCGCGAGAAATGCAGGGACCGTTTCTCGATCACTCGGACCTGCAGCGCGTGAAAGGTATCGGACCGCGGACGGTCGAATCGCTGCGAGGTTACCTGCTGCCGATGCCCAAGGCGGAAGCTATCGCGTCGGACGCTTCCGCCGTGCCAGCGAGTTAG
- the nadC gene encoding carboxylating nicotinate-nucleotide diphosphorylase, which produces MAKQFHQVAWDDLLQDDSRQLLDLAVREDLGREHDWSTLSLIPESATGEVRIVARQEGVLAGSRIIDLMIDELELDIEATYHHSDRSAMQPGDKLITLGGSVRDLLTTERIVLNFLGRLVGVATLTRTYVEQVQGTAAQVYDTRKTTPGWRRLEKYAVQCGGGTNHRTGLYEAVMLKDNHLAWYTQFTGKSAQLGDLVGIVRQFLIDQLGETNGARRIIEIEVDRIEQLQQVLPSKPDIILLDNMNCETLRAAVELRNQLAPEVELEASGGVNLQTIRGIAETGVERISVGALTHSAVNVDLGYDWG; this is translated from the coding sequence ATGGCCAAACAGTTCCATCAAGTCGCCTGGGATGACCTGCTGCAGGACGATAGCCGACAACTTCTCGACCTGGCCGTGCGCGAGGATTTAGGCCGCGAGCACGACTGGTCGACCCTCAGCCTGATTCCCGAATCGGCCACCGGCGAAGTCCGCATCGTGGCTCGACAGGAAGGGGTACTCGCCGGCAGCCGAATCATCGACTTGATGATCGACGAACTGGAACTCGATATCGAAGCGACCTATCACCACAGCGACCGCTCGGCCATGCAGCCCGGCGACAAGCTGATCACCCTCGGCGGCAGCGTGCGTGATTTGCTCACCACCGAACGCATCGTCTTGAATTTCCTCGGCCGCCTGGTCGGGGTCGCCACGCTTACGCGCACGTACGTCGAGCAGGTCCAGGGAACAGCCGCCCAGGTATACGACACCCGCAAGACCACGCCGGGCTGGCGTCGTCTGGAAAAGTATGCCGTGCAGTGCGGCGGGGGAACCAATCACCGCACCGGTTTGTACGAAGCGGTGATGTTGAAAGACAATCACCTGGCCTGGTACACGCAGTTCACCGGCAAGTCGGCCCAGCTTGGCGACCTGGTTGGCATCGTGCGGCAGTTTCTGATCGATCAACTGGGCGAGACCAACGGCGCGCGACGGATCATTGAAATCGAAGTCGATCGAATCGAACAGCTCCAGCAGGTACTACCCAGCAAGCCAGATATCATCTTGCTGGATAACATGAACTGCGAAACGCTCCGCGCCGCGGTCGAGCTTCGTAATCAGTTGGCTCCGGAAGTCGAGCTGGAAGCATCCGGCGGAGTGAATCTACAGACCATCCGCGGCATTGCCGAAACAGGCGTCGAGCGGATTAGCGTCGGGGCTCTGACGCACTCTGCGGTCAACGTCGACTTGGGATACGATTGGGGCTGA